In Piliocolobus tephrosceles isolate RC106 chromosome 4, ASM277652v3, whole genome shotgun sequence, the following are encoded in one genomic region:
- the SMIM3 gene encoding small integral membrane protein 3 isoform X2, with translation MDAVSQVPMEVVLPKHILDIWVIVLIILATIVIMTSLLLCPATAVIIYRMRTHPILSGTV, from the coding sequence ATGGACGCAGTCAGCCAAGTCCCCATGGAAGTCGTGCTTCCCAAGCACATCCTGGATATCTGGGTTATTGTCCTCATCATCCTGGCCACCATTGTCATCATGACCTCGTTGTTGCTGTGCCCAGCCACTGCAGTCATCATCTATCGCATGCGGACTCATCCAATCCTCAGTGGGACTGTTTGA